The Verrucomicrobiota bacterium genomic sequence AGCTGTTCTTGAACAAACATATTTCAACCAATATTGACGGGCATTTCGAGCTTTTTTCTTTTTTCAAGCCAATAATCACGCTTGTTGCAGGACTAGCCTGCCGGTTAGCGGGACTTTCCAGCCCCCAGCGCCGCGGCTCGCCAAACGGAGCTGGAAAGCTCCTTGAACCCGCAGGCTCGAAAGCCTGCGCTACTTCGCTCGAAAACAGGACCTCGCGGAATTTTCGGACACGCTCCAAGCTGAACTGAGATGCGCTCGCCCACGTTCGACGCGCGGGGTAGTGTCCTAATTTGCATCCTCGGAGCGCGACTGTATCCGAAGGACCAGTCGCAGCGCTGCGGCTGGTCTGCGACACAGCCGCGCTCCGGCAGAATTAGAACACTACTCCGCGCGCTTCTTATTTGCCAAGCGCGGCTGACTCGCTAATTTCTCCGTATGGCAAACGACTACTCTGCGGTCAGCCATTGGCGCAGCGCGTTCGACGAGTCCAGCCTCCAAAAGTGGGCGGAGGATTTGCGTTCGCAGCTTTCGGCTTCCCGAGTTTCGTTGGGGTTGGTTTTCATGACGCCGAAGTTTTTTCCCCACGCGGCGCAGGTGCTCGAGATTTTGCGCGTGCACGCGCAGATTCCGCTCCTGGTAGGCTGTTCGAGCACGGGTTTGATCACCGGAGCGGAGGAGGTCGAAGAGGAAGCGGGGTTGGCCCTGGGACTTTTTCATCTGCCTGGGGCGGATCTCTTGGCCCATCGCTTCACTCAGGAGAAGGTCGAAGAAGCGGAAGGCCCGGACTTTTGGCACGCGCAAACGGGCGTCGGCCAGGAGCAAGTCAACGGCTGGCTTGTCTTTGCCGATCCGTTTCACCTCGACTGCGATTCCTGGCTGAAGCATTGGAACGAAGCCTACGCGCGCGTCCCGGTCCTGGGCGGATTGGCCAGCGGGGAATTGTCCGAGCAACGCACACAGATCTATCTCAACGGCGAAGTCTATGAAGACGGCGGAGTCGCGATCGCCTTTCGGGGCGAGGTCGCTCTGGCCGGCGTGATCTCCCAAGGCTGCACGCCGATCGGCGAGACCTGGACCATCACGCGCGCCGAACGCAATTTGATCCACGAGATCGGCAACCGCCCAGCCTACGAAGTTCTGGTGGAAACTTTCAACAGCCTGTCGGAAGCCGAGCAAAAGAAAGCGCGAGGAAACTTGTTCGTCGGTCTCGTCATCAACGAGTATCTCGAGGAATTTCGGCGGGGTGATTTCTTAATCCGGAATTTGCTCGGCGCCGATCCCAATTCAGGCTGCATCGCCGTGGGAGCCTTCCCCCGGACCGGACAGACGCTGCAATTCCAGAGGCGCGACGCCGCCGCAGCGACCGAAGATTTGTCGGCGCTCCTGGAGAGCGCGCGAAAGCGTCTCGGCGGCAAGGCCATTCTCGGCGGGTGTTTGTGTTGCTGCAACGGACGCGGGGCGCGCCTGTTTGGACGCGCCAGCCACGATGCGACCGCGGTTCAAGAACTCCTTGGCCCCTTTGGGTTGGCCGGATTCTTCTGCAACGGCGAGATCGGCCCGGTGGGCGACCGAAGCTTCCTCCACGGCTACACGGCTTCGCTGGCGCTGTTCCTCAAGAAGTAATCAGTTGTCAGTTGTCAGTCGTCAGTCGTCAGTCACCCGTGATCAGTAACCAGTCTCTCGAATCCGCAATCCGCAATCCGCAATCCACAATTGGAAGCTCCGCGCTCATCTACCCTCCTCGGTCCTGCGTCGAGCGCCTGGATCTGGCGGTCTTGTTTCCGGTCGCAAGGCCTCTGGAAGTTGAACTGGGCAGCGGGGACGGCTCGTTTCTCGCCGCGTACGCTCAGGCGCACCCGGAACACAATTTCCTGGGCATCGAACGTTTGCTAGGGCGGCTGCGAAAGCTGGATCGCAAAGGGCAACGGCTCGGCCTTTCGAATCTCAAACTGATCCGTCTGGAGGCTTCCTACGTTGTCGAGTATTTGCTGCCGAAGGAATCGGTTCGCGCGTTCCACATTTATTTTCCGGATCCGTGGCCCAA encodes the following:
- the trmB gene encoding tRNA (guanosine(46)-N7)-methyltransferase TrmB, with product MRNPQSTIGSSALIYPPRSCVERLDLAVLFPVARPLEVELGSGDGSFLAAYAQAHPEHNFLGIERLLGRLRKLDRKGQRLGLSNLKLIRLEASYVVEYLLPKESVRAFHIYFPDPWPKRRHQARRLINPRFIEAARAALEPGGRIFLRTDNTDYFAQMIEVFAGNAGYREIQTSESLGAMLTDFERDFVAKGVAIRKAAYERSAS